In Nocardia sputorum, a single genomic region encodes these proteins:
- a CDS encoding DUF742 domain-containing protein encodes MTHPREPWFDEAAGPLVRPYALTRGRTAGAGPELDMLTTVIADTSAPTLRRSEPEYADILRLCRVSQTVAELSAQLRLPLAVTKILVGDLIGDGQLIFRAPVPTEAGPDDLNILRAVLDGIRKL; translated from the coding sequence ATGACCCATCCGCGTGAGCCCTGGTTCGATGAGGCGGCCGGACCGCTGGTGCGTCCCTACGCGCTCACCCGCGGGCGCACCGCGGGCGCCGGACCCGAACTGGATATGCTCACCACCGTGATCGCGGACACCTCCGCGCCCACGTTGCGACGCAGTGAACCCGAGTACGCCGATATCCTTCGGCTGTGCCGGGTTTCGCAGACCGTCGCCGAACTCTCCGCACAGTTGCGTTTGCCGCTGGCGGTGACGAAGATCCTCGTCGGTGACCTGATCGGCGACGGGCAACTGATTTTCCGTGCTCCCGTTCCGACGGAGGCCGGACCCGATGACCTCAACATATTGCGAGCGGTACTGGATGGAATCCGAAAACTTTGA
- a CDS encoding NUDIX hydrolase, translating to MADGRVRQLIDTVAWVRIEDGRILCARPRGKDIFYIPGGKREGGETDLQTLLREIEEELTVALLPETAAHVGTYEASHGPVDGAVVRMSCYTADYRGTLAASSEIEEVAWFSYADRVLVPPVDQLLFDDLVHAGLLR from the coding sequence GTGGCGGACGGGCGAGTGCGGCAACTGATCGACACGGTGGCATGGGTGCGCATCGAGGACGGACGAATCCTCTGCGCCAGACCGCGCGGCAAGGACATCTTCTACATCCCGGGCGGCAAGCGCGAGGGCGGCGAAACCGATCTGCAGACTCTGCTGCGCGAGATCGAGGAAGAGCTGACCGTCGCGCTGTTGCCGGAGACCGCCGCGCACGTGGGCACCTACGAGGCGTCGCACGGCCCGGTGGACGGGGCGGTGGTGCGAATGAGCTGCTACACCGCGGATTACCGTGGAACGCTGGCCGCGAGCAGCGAAATCGAGGAGGTCGCGTGGTTCTCCTACGCCGACCGCGTTCTCGTCCCCCCGGTCGATCAGTTGCTGTTCGACGATCTGGTGCACGCGGGCTTGCTACGGTGA
- a CDS encoding winged helix-turn-helix transcriptional regulator, which produces MRRTSFEEMNCSLAQCLEVVGEWWTLLIVRDALFGVTRFDDFRARLGIARNVLTQRLEHLVEHGVLSREPYQDKPVRYDYRLTPKGRSLWLVVTAMRQWGDEWSAPDGPPVQTLHATCGNLATVEPVCSECGERVAPRDLRPVLGPGAKDPSLLPSS; this is translated from the coding sequence AGGAGATGAACTGCTCGCTGGCCCAGTGCCTCGAGGTGGTCGGGGAGTGGTGGACGCTGCTGATCGTGCGCGACGCCCTGTTCGGCGTGACGCGCTTCGACGACTTCCGCGCCCGCCTCGGGATCGCCCGCAATGTGCTCACTCAGCGCCTCGAGCATCTGGTCGAGCACGGGGTGCTGAGCCGGGAGCCCTACCAGGACAAACCGGTTCGCTACGACTACCGGCTCACCCCGAAAGGTCGTTCGCTGTGGTTGGTCGTCACCGCGATGCGTCAGTGGGGCGACGAATGGTCCGCGCCGGACGGCCCTCCAGTGCAGACCTTGCACGCCACGTGCGGAAACCTGGCGACCGTCGAGCCGGTGTGCTCCGAATGCGGGGAACGCGTCGCGCCGCGCGACCTGCGTCCCGTACTCGGTCCCGGCGCCAAGGACCCATCCCTCCTGCCCTCGAGCTGA
- a CDS encoding roadblock/LC7 domain-containing protein, which produces MSASPAGDLNWLLDDLVDRLAGVRHAVVLSTDGLLLGRSSGMSREDAEHFGAMSSALYGLARSAGNRFDGGGVRQAVIELDRAVLFVTSAGDNACLALQAAESANLGMVAYEMNLTVQRVGNYLSTTARQDLVGHVE; this is translated from the coding sequence GTGTCCGCTTCTCCCGCAGGTGATCTGAATTGGCTGCTCGACGATCTCGTCGACCGGCTGGCCGGCGTGCGCCACGCGGTGGTGCTGTCCACCGACGGGCTACTACTGGGCCGCTCCAGCGGTATGAGCCGCGAGGACGCCGAACATTTCGGCGCGATGTCCTCGGCGCTCTACGGGCTGGCGCGCAGCGCGGGCAACCGATTCGACGGCGGTGGCGTCCGGCAGGCGGTCATCGAACTCGACCGCGCGGTGCTGTTCGTGACCTCCGCGGGCGACAACGCCTGCCTGGCACTGCAAGCCGCCGAATCGGCCAACCTCGGCATGGTGGCCTACGAGATGAACCTGACCGTGCAGCGGGTCGGCAACTACCTGTCCACGACTGCCCGTCAAGACCTCGTCGGACATGTCGAGTAA
- a CDS encoding GTP-binding protein, with the protein MESENFDPSGTPQLAASVKILVAGGFGVGKTTMVSAISEVAPLRTEELITEVSTGIDDLSGVEQKSTTTVALDFGRLTIDRDLVLYLFGTPGQDRFWFLWDELARGALGAVVLADTRRLGNSFAAVDFFERRRLPFMVGVNCFDGAPRYTIDEVRDALDLDSVTPVMLCDARDRSSCKDVLLTLVEHLIQRAQRAHATT; encoded by the coding sequence ATGGAATCCGAAAACTTTGACCCGAGCGGCACACCGCAGCTGGCCGCGTCGGTCAAGATCCTCGTCGCCGGCGGGTTCGGCGTCGGCAAGACCACGATGGTCTCGGCCATCAGCGAGGTCGCGCCCTTGCGCACCGAGGAGCTGATCACCGAGGTGAGCACCGGCATCGACGATCTGTCGGGCGTCGAGCAGAAGTCCACGACCACCGTCGCCCTGGACTTCGGCAGGCTCACCATCGACCGTGACCTGGTGCTGTACCTGTTCGGCACACCCGGGCAGGACCGGTTCTGGTTCCTCTGGGACGAACTGGCGCGCGGCGCGCTCGGCGCTGTCGTGCTGGCCGACACTCGCAGGCTGGGCAACTCCTTCGCGGCCGTGGACTTCTTCGAGCGGCGCCGCCTGCCGTTCATGGTGGGCGTCAACTGCTTCGACGGCGCGCCGCGCTACACCATCGACGAAGTGCGTGACGCCCTCGACCTCGACTCGGTCACCCCCGTCATGCTCTGCGACGCGCGCGACCGCAGCTCCTGCAAAGACGTGCTGCTCACCCTCGTGGAGCACCTGATCCAGCGGGCGCAGCGCGCACACGCCACCACCTGA